From a single Gimesia fumaroli genomic region:
- a CDS encoding Glu/Leu/Phe/Val family dehydrogenase, with amino-acid sequence MGSYETACRYFDQASRQVGLSRNMQDLLRTPEREVKVEVAIERDNGEIATYIGYRVQHDSSRGPMKGGLRFHPEVDADEVLALASLMTWKTALVNIPYGGAKGGISVNAGQLSPGELERVTRKFIDKIYDVIGPLKDIPAPDMGTNAQVMAWIMNQYEKYRGFNPACVTGKPLELHGADGREEATGRGVAMITRDTLDHLKIDVPGVTVAIQGFGNVGSYAAHFLDEFGAKIVAVSDASGGIYNADGINIPKLMEYTKDTGAVKGFQETEAISNEELLTSNVTVLIPAALGGVLTSENAREIRAKCIIEAANNPTEPEADEIFEKNGIVVVPDILANAGGVTVSYFEWVQNRQHFSWEKSRVRSELDRIMNDSFELVWKIATDKKVSLRVAAYILGIGRVGRATVLGGI; translated from the coding sequence ATGGGTTCGTATGAAACAGCTTGTCGTTATTTTGATCAGGCTTCCCGCCAGGTCGGGTTATCGCGCAACATGCAGGACTTGTTGCGGACACCCGAACGCGAAGTGAAGGTTGAAGTTGCGATCGAGCGAGATAACGGAGAGATTGCGACCTATATCGGCTATCGCGTTCAACATGACAGTTCACGCGGTCCCATGAAAGGGGGGCTTCGTTTCCACCCCGAAGTCGACGCCGACGAAGTACTGGCGCTGGCTTCGCTGATGACATGGAAAACGGCTTTGGTGAATATTCCCTATGGTGGTGCCAAAGGGGGTATTTCAGTGAATGCCGGGCAGCTTTCTCCAGGAGAATTGGAACGGGTGACTCGCAAGTTCATTGATAAAATTTACGATGTGATAGGGCCATTGAAAGATATTCCGGCTCCCGACATGGGGACCAACGCGCAGGTCATGGCCTGGATTATGAATCAGTATGAAAAGTATCGTGGCTTCAATCCTGCCTGTGTCACTGGAAAACCTCTGGAATTACACGGTGCTGACGGACGCGAAGAAGCAACCGGGCGTGGCGTTGCTATGATTACGCGTGATACCCTGGATCATCTGAAGATTGATGTGCCAGGAGTAACGGTCGCCATTCAGGGGTTTGGAAACGTGGGGAGTTATGCAGCCCACTTTCTCGACGAATTCGGGGCCAAGATCGTTGCGGTTTCCGATGCCAGCGGCGGGATTTATAACGCAGACGGGATTAATATTCCCAAACTGATGGAATACACAAAAGACACCGGTGCTGTAAAAGGCTTCCAGGAAACGGAAGCCATCTCGAATGAAGAATTACTGACTTCGAATGTGACGGTCTTGATTCCGGCTGCATTGGGAGGCGTGCTCACCTCTGAAAATGCCCGTGAGATCAGGGCAAAATGCATTATCGAGGCTGCCAACAACCCGACAGAACCGGAAGCAGACGAGATTTTTGAGAAAAATGGCATCGTAGTCGTCCCCGATATTCTGGCGAATGCAGGTGGTGTCACCGTGAGTTACTTCGAATGGGTACAAAATCGGCAGCATTTTAGTTGGGAAAAATCCCGTGTTCGGTCCGAGTTAGATCGTATTATGAATGACAGCTTTGAATTGGTCTGGAAAATTGCCACCGATAAAAAGGTATCCTTGCGCGTTGCCGCCTATATTCTTGGGATTGGTCGCGTGGGACGGGCAACCGTTCTAGGAGGTATTTAA
- a CDS encoding Crp/Fnr family transcriptional regulator gives MLSTEQLINDCVLFQSVTPDEMEELLSTSESEEFSEGTRILDEGNSTRYLWIIQSGSCEVRKKLSNGNEQALVELGPLSIFGEMSFFKPAPHSASVVALTDVETVRIPGRDFDQMLKNGAQGAQKVVFNTVRIMSDRLRMMDEWTADMVESCGSRSKNAEWHDFRSKLYSEWQF, from the coding sequence ATGCTATCAACTGAGCAACTGATCAATGACTGTGTCCTGTTCCAGTCGGTGACTCCCGACGAAATGGAAGAACTGCTTTCGACTTCGGAGTCGGAAGAGTTTTCAGAAGGAACGCGGATTCTGGATGAAGGGAATTCCACGCGTTATCTCTGGATCATCCAGAGTGGTTCCTGCGAAGTGCGTAAAAAGCTTTCGAATGGTAATGAGCAGGCTCTGGTCGAGTTAGGTCCGCTGTCGATTTTTGGTGAAATGTCCTTCTTCAAACCAGCTCCGCACTCGGCAAGTGTTGTGGCATTGACTGATGTCGAAACCGTACGCATTCCAGGGCGTGATTTTGACCAGATGCTTAAAAATGGGGCGCAAGGAGCACAAAAAGTCGTGTTTAATACGGTGCGGATCATGTCTGATCGGCTCCGAATGATGGATGAATGGACAGCCGATATGGTGGAGAGTTGTGGTTCCCGGAGTAAAAACGCCGAGTGGCACGATTTCCGGTCTAAGCTTTATTCTGAGTGGCAATTCTGA
- a CDS encoding glutamate-5-semialdehyde dehydrogenase — protein MTELDLPQYTQLLAQQARDASRKLVSASGDQKNAWLRRMIELIRQRTPELLEVNAKDLEQAPTYGLAEASIDRLRLTEARLEGIATALEEIIALPNPIGEVIGSNMRPNGLLVTRVRVPLGVVFFIYESRPNVTIDAAALCVKSGNAVILRGGKEAFHSNMAFYALLQQGLKDVGLPEQAVQLVETTDREAVGHFLKLSEYIDVTIPRGGKGLIERVARDATMPVIKHFDGVCHVYLDKSAELEPAKSITVNSKCQRPGVCNAAESLLVHTDLVETVFPAVVQALVEQGVELRCCPRSLELVSGGKPATEEDYATEYGAKIMSVKIVNDMDEAISRIHKYGSGHTESIITTELAAAEKFTTEVDSAAVIVNASTRFNDGGEFGLGAEIGISTDKFHARGPCGLHELTSYKYVAHGAGQIRG, from the coding sequence ATGACTGAATTAGACCTGCCTCAATATACACAACTGCTGGCTCAGCAGGCGCGCGATGCTTCCCGTAAACTGGTTTCCGCCAGTGGGGATCAAAAAAATGCCTGGTTGCGCAGGATGATTGAATTGATTCGACAGCGCACGCCTGAATTATTGGAAGTCAACGCGAAAGATTTAGAGCAAGCTCCCACATACGGTCTGGCAGAAGCGTCCATTGATCGCCTGCGATTGACAGAGGCCCGACTGGAAGGGATCGCGACCGCACTGGAAGAAATTATTGCGCTGCCTAATCCCATTGGTGAAGTCATCGGGAGCAATATGCGGCCCAATGGTCTGTTGGTGACGCGTGTCCGCGTGCCTTTAGGGGTCGTTTTCTTTATTTATGAGTCACGGCCGAATGTGACCATCGACGCGGCGGCCCTGTGTGTCAAAAGCGGAAACGCCGTGATTTTGCGAGGCGGGAAAGAAGCATTTCACAGCAATATGGCTTTTTATGCTTTATTACAACAGGGATTAAAAGACGTTGGTCTTCCCGAGCAGGCAGTGCAACTGGTAGAGACAACAGACCGCGAAGCAGTCGGGCATTTTCTGAAGCTGAGTGAGTATATTGATGTGACGATTCCCCGTGGTGGAAAGGGATTGATCGAACGCGTGGCCCGTGATGCAACGATGCCTGTGATCAAGCACTTCGACGGAGTCTGTCATGTGTATCTCGATAAATCGGCTGAACTGGAACCGGCGAAGTCGATTACTGTGAATAGTAAGTGCCAGCGTCCGGGAGTCTGTAATGCAGCCGAAAGTCTGTTGGTACATACTGACCTGGTGGAAACCGTTTTTCCAGCCGTAGTACAGGCACTGGTTGAGCAGGGAGTTGAGCTCCGTTGCTGCCCTCGATCGCTCGAATTGGTCAGTGGAGGCAAGCCGGCGACGGAAGAGGATTATGCTACAGAATACGGGGCAAAGATTATGTCTGTCAAAATTGTGAACGACATGGACGAAGCCATCAGCCGGATTCATAAATACGGCTCCGGGCACACGGAATCGATCATCACGACGGAACTGGCAGCTGCGGAAAAGTTTACAACAGAAGTCGATTCCGCCGCTGTGATTGTCAACGCCAGTACGAGATTTAATGATGGGGGTGAGTTTGGGCTGGGAGCGGAAATCGGGATCAGTACCGATAAGTTCCATGCACGCGGCCCCTGTGGTTTGCACGAATTGACAAGTTACAAATATGTGGCCCACGGAGCAGGGCAGATCAGAGGATAG
- the fliM gene encoding flagellar motor switch protein FliM, whose amino-acid sequence MADVLSQNEVESLLSALDPSASSGGGTSRPSTRNNDFNSQISIYDFKRPERVSKEQMRAFRALHESFSREFGAALSGMLRSIIEVKLISVDQLTYSEFVFSLENPTCFNLLESETLDGHIILDISPSIIFPIIDRLLGGDGNSQGAYPNRALTEIEIRLVSRITGLAIEGIESAWSNLCDWKLRVSQVESNPQLVQIVPPNEVIVLISFEVTMGETRGIINLCIPFNTIEPLSNKLTSDTWSAYKKKSPDMRQQLNLEASVSKSKISLKVDLDNSKLTAGEVLNLAVGDVIMCNKGSAQSLTVELEGSPVFTAYPGVYKGHKAISIEKMLAIPKDIIEARVKNAEMAEA is encoded by the coding sequence ATGGCAGACGTACTCAGTCAAAATGAAGTCGAGTCCTTATTATCGGCATTGGACCCCAGCGCGTCGAGTGGTGGAGGAACAAGTCGGCCTTCTACGCGCAATAACGATTTCAATTCCCAGATCAGCATTTACGACTTCAAACGCCCCGAACGTGTCAGTAAGGAACAGATGCGGGCCTTCCGGGCGCTGCATGAAAGTTTCAGTCGTGAATTTGGCGCTGCACTCAGTGGAATGCTCCGGTCGATTATCGAAGTGAAATTGATCAGTGTTGACCAGTTGACTTATAGCGAGTTTGTTTTCAGTCTTGAAAATCCCACCTGCTTCAACCTGCTGGAATCGGAAACCCTTGATGGGCATATCATTCTGGATATCAGCCCTTCCATTATTTTCCCGATCATTGATCGGCTCTTAGGGGGAGACGGAAACTCTCAGGGCGCTTATCCCAACCGGGCGTTGACCGAAATTGAAATTCGTCTCGTTTCCCGGATTACCGGGCTGGCGATTGAGGGGATTGAATCGGCGTGGAGTAACCTGTGTGACTGGAAACTGCGTGTCTCACAGGTCGAAAGTAATCCGCAGCTGGTGCAGATTGTGCCTCCCAACGAAGTGATTGTTTTAATTTCGTTCGAAGTCACTATGGGAGAAACCCGCGGCATAATTAACTTGTGTATTCCCTTCAATACGATTGAGCCTCTGTCAAATAAGCTGACGTCAGATACCTGGTCAGCCTATAAGAAGAAGTCTCCTGATATGCGGCAGCAGTTGAATCTGGAAGCCAGTGTCTCGAAATCCAAAATCAGCCTGAAGGTGGACCTGGACAACAGCAAACTGACTGCCGGAGAAGTTCTCAATCTGGCGGTTGGGGATGTGATCATGTGCAATAAGGGGAGTGCGCAAAGTTTGACTGTCGAACTGGAAGGCTCTCCCGTGTTTACCGCTTATCCTGGTGTCTATAAAGGACATAAAGCAATCAGCATTGAAAAAATGCTGGCGATTCCCAAAGATATTATTGAAGCACGGGTTAAAAATGCAGAGATGGCAGAGGCTTAA
- the rpmI gene encoding 50S ribosomal protein L35 — protein MPKQKTHKGMKKRFKITASGKAKHRKAYRGHILSKKSPKRKIRLRGDGVVTGAEAKLIVNALRSSS, from the coding sequence ATGCCTAAGCAAAAGACACATAAAGGAATGAAGAAGCGGTTCAAGATTACTGCTTCTGGTAAAGCCAAGCACAGAAAAGCCTATCGTGGTCACATTCTCAGCAAGAAAAGCCCTAAGCGAAAAATTCGTCTTCGAGGTGATGGAGTTGTGACAGGTGCTGAGGCAAAATTGATTGTGAATGCACTGCGTTCCAGTTCGTAA
- the rplT gene encoding 50S ribosomal protein L20 yields the protein MRVRKGSARRRAKKRLFKEVRGNVGGRSKLLRTAKETLVRSRVYAYRDRRVRKREFRALWVTRITAACRERGTNYSQFINGLTKAGITLNRKSLSELAISQPQIFDEIVKAAQAALAA from the coding sequence ATGAGAGTTCGAAAAGGTTCAGCTCGACGTCGAGCAAAGAAGAGACTGTTTAAAGAAGTACGTGGGAATGTTGGCGGTCGTAGCAAGTTGTTGCGAACCGCAAAAGAAACCCTGGTTCGTTCACGGGTTTATGCCTATCGTGACCGTCGCGTACGTAAACGTGAATTCCGGGCGCTCTGGGTGACTCGCATCACCGCGGCCTGTCGTGAACGGGGTACAAACTACTCTCAATTCATTAATGGTCTGACCAAAGCAGGGATCACGCTGAATCGTAAGTCTCTCAGTGAGCTGGCGATTTCTCAGCCTCAGATCTTCGATGAGATCGTGAAAGCTGCTCAAGCTGCATTAGCGGCGTAA